The Ignavibacteria bacterium genome contains the following window.
ATCAACTTCTCTTTTATTCAATAGCTCTATTTGTTCGGAGACATCTTCAAGCTCTGGAATATCAACATTATAAACTGCAACTCTGTCGATAACTATACCGATTTTTTCCAGTTCACTTTTTATGAAATCATTCCCAATTTCTGATTGAGGAAGAAGAACTTTATCTCCAGATTTTAAAACATTCTTTAATTCTTCAACAAGTCCTTCGCTAGAAAATTTTTTTGGTTTAAAGAATACATTCAAGCCATTTTCTAAAAGTTTTTCCTCTGTTTTACTTCCAATTACGATAATTTTTTTGTTATTCAAGCTATTAACTTCATCATGAATTTCCAGTCTTTTCAAAAACCAATCAACAGTATTTTTACTTGTGAAGATAACATAATCGTATTCGTTAATTTTTTTAATTGCATTATCACAATCAATCCAGGAGGTCGGAGGGACAATTTTAAGTGTAGGCAAAAATATAACCTCAGCACCTAGTTCTTTCAATTTGCCTGCGTCTTCATCGGATTGTCCCAGCGACCTTGTAATGAGGATGGTTTTACCATCCAGAGGATTTGATGAGATATTTGCTATGACAGACTCTTTGATAAATTCATAAAGTTTTTCTCTCTCATTAATTACCTGTTCATCATGAATATCTCGATTAAGATTTCTCAGAACCGCCGAATAAATTATTCCCAAAATTAAATCAGCAGTAAAACAAATATCCAGATCCTTAAACACTTTCTTTTCACAGCCTTCTTTTAAAATGTTAGAAAGCATTTCTTTCAGTCTAGCGATATTTGCTTCAAGTGTTCTGGATTTTATAGGTTGTTTTTTTAATCGAGTTCGCTGAAAGATTAAAAAGAAATCTTTGTATTTGAGCAAGAACATAAATAGATGAATTGTAAACCCTTTAAGATCATCAAGAACCGAAATTTGTTCTTTAAATTTTCTCTCAAGCTCGGTAATTAATTTTGTCAGTCTTGATTCATTTATCGCAAAGTAAAGTTCTTCCTTCGATTTGAAATAATTATAAATGGTGCCCTTCGCAATACCAGCTTTTCTTGCAACTAATTCCATATTAACTTCATGAAAACCATACTCACTGAAAAGCTGAGCTGCAGTATCAATTATCAAATCACGCTTCTCAATTTTTAAATTTGAATTGATCGAACTTTTCATCTCTTATAAATTTCACTTATTATTTCGTGGGCACCTGCTTTTAATAGTTTTTTTGCAAGTGTTTCACCGAGTTTCTCTGGATTTTTGATACTTCCAGAAATCTTGTGATGAAAACATAAAGAACCATCAAGACTTAAAATCTTTCCTTCTATCGTCAATAAATCCTTTTGAATTTTTGCAAAACAAGCAATTGGAACCTGACAACCTCCTTCCAAAGTTCTCAGGAATGATCTTTCAGCTCGAGTTTCAATTTCTGTCTTTTGATGATTAATTCTTGACAGCAATCTCAAAATTTCTAGATCATCTTTTCTGCATTCAACTGCAAGAGCTCCCTGGCCAACAGCAGGAAGAATTAAATTCTTTGGTATAATTGACGAGATATAATTCTGAAGTCCGAGTCTTTCAACTCCAGCTCTGGCAAGAATTATAGCATCCCAATCAGAATCAAGAAATTTTTGAATCCTAGTTGGAACATTCCCTCTTAAATCAAAGATCTGAAAATTTGGATTGAGATGAAGAAGCTGAGCTTTTCGTCTTAATGAGCCCGTCCCAATTTTTGCATCAGGTTTTAAATTTTTCAATGAAAGATTTTTATTCTTTGCAATTAGGACATCGTTAACATTATGCCGCTTTGTAACTGCTCCAATCGTCAGTCTTTTATCAATCTCTGTTTCCAAATCTTTAAGACTATGAACAGCAATATCGATTTCACCTTCAATTAATTTAAGTTCAAGTTCCTTGGTGAAAAGGCCCTTATCACCAATTTTGGAAAGTGGTACATCTAAAATTTTGTCGCCTTTGGTTTTTACAATTTTTATCTCAATTTCAAGTTGGGGGAAAAACTTTTGCAACAAATCCCTTACAAAGTTGGTCTGCCAGAGAGCAAGTTCACTTCCCCGAGTTCCAATAATTATTTTATTCATCATTGTTTTTGATTTGATTTTGGATGTTGAACATCTCTTTAATTATTTCAAGCCGCAAGTTTAAGTCACCTTGAGTATCAAGAGTATCAGCAGATTTTCTCAAATAAACTGTGGGATTGTGAAGTAGTTTATTAATAATTCTTTTTGTTAAAAGCTCAAGATTTTGTTGCTGCTCAGGTAAAAATTTGTTCTTGAAAAATTCAAATTCCTGTGATCTAATCTGTTCAAATTGTTCTCGTAAAGCTCGAATGATTGGTGAAATCTGAAGTGAATTGTACCAGGAGAAGAGCTCTATCAACTCTTCCATTATTATTTTTTTAATCTTTGGAATTTGAGATTGTCGTCTTTCAAGATTCTGATTAACAATTACTTGAAGCGCATCAATATCATTGTAAAAAACATTTTCAATATCTTTAACAGCAGGATCAAAATCTCTTGGAATTGCAATATCTAAAATACATAAAGGTTGATTTTTCCTTTTAGACATAACAGAAATTATTTCAGGTTTTGAAACAAGAGGTTCAGGTGAACTTGTTGCCGAAATTATGATGTCAAATTCATGAAGCACATCTTTAAACTCAATAAAAGGAATGACCGCAACATTAAATTCATTAGCCAAACTTTCCGCTCTCGATAATGTTCTATTTGTAATTGTAATATTCTTTACATCTTTCTGCTTCAAATTTTGAATTGTTAATCTGCTCGTTTCCCCTGCACCAATAATCAAAACTTTTTTCTTCTTTAAATCTGAAAAAATTTTCGCAGCAAGTTGAACTGCAGCGGCACTTATAGAAGAAGGACCTTCAAATAAATCAGTTTCAGTTTTGACTCTTTTCCCAACTTTCAAAGCTGATTGAAAAACCTTTTGAAGATAAGTCCCAATTGAATTTTCTTCGGCAGCAATTGTGAAAGCATCTTTAACCTGTCCTAAAATTTGTTGGTCACCAATTACAAGCGAGTCTATTCCCGCTGCAATATGAAAAAGATGATTAACAGCACCGCAGCTAAAATAATTTCTGAAATTTGATGGCGAAATATTTTGAACTGATTTTTTCTGCAATAAGAAATTCTGAATTTCCTTGTAGGTCAGATCTAAAGAATTTGGAATGCAGTAAATTTCAGTTCGATTACAGGTTGAAAGTATACAAATCTCTCTCGTAAGATGAGATTGAAATTCTCTTATGAAATCACGGATTTCATTATTCTGAAGATATAAAGCTTCTCTTAATTCAATTGGTGCAGTATGATGATTTATTGCAACCGCTATTATATTCATTAATTCATCCTAAAAGAATTTATGAAATCCTGTAAACACAAGATTTAAGATTGACATTGAAAATAACGAGATCACAAAACCTGTAATTGATAGATAGACTATTTTTCTTCCTGACCACTTAAAAAACCATTTTCCTGAAATTCCAAATGCATAAAACAACCAAACGATAATCGTCGCAACTAGCTTCGGATCAAAATATGAAGGTTCGGTAAAAGCCTGCGGTAACCAGATGAATCCAATAACAATTGCTATTGTCAACATAACAAAACCAACAAGTGCCGAAACCATACTAAGATATTCAAGCATTTCAAGACTTGGCATTCGATTAAAAATTAAACCAAACTTTTGAGTTTTTATTTGTTTATAGAGCAAAAGATAAAGTAAGCCGTAGATTGCTGAAAAAGTAATTCCTGCATAACCACTCAAAGCTGTAAAAACATGAAAACCAAGATATGGACTTCTTAAGATATCTTTTACCTCAAGTAAATCTTTTATGTTAAATGAAGAGATAGTTTGAAAAATCAGAGGTAAGAAGAGAATAAATGTTCCAGTATTTCTAACATCAGTAACCAACTCGATTATATAGTATGATATCGTAATAGCAAAAGCTAGAAGAGTCATTATTTCAAAAACTGTTGTAATTGGCGTGTGTTTGAATTCGAGTGTTCTTATTAATAAATAAAAGAAATGGAAGAACAAGGTAATAAAAAGCGAAAGCCTTTTCCATAAGGAAAGTCCCCTTTTCTCATAAAAGAAATTTAAGAGATAAAGGAGGAAAGTAATTCCATAAAACAGAGGAAGTAAACTATTTAATGAATGTATTAAGTTTATCATAATTCTGACTGACTGGTCAGTTCAATATTATAAAAATTATCAATAATTAGCAATGTATTTAATGAGTTGAAGTAATATCTAAAATTAATTGAAGCTTTATGAAAGATAAATGAGAATGCGGGTTAGAAGTATAAACACGATGGTCATTAATTTAGATGAAATATTAATTATTATTTTGTTTCTGTAAATGCAGAGAAAGAGAAAAACAAGGGTAAAAATATCAAAGCCCTATCTGAGCGGCCTATTTATAGAAAAGAAATGAAATAAAAAATATGAAAGCTCCATCGTAGCGACCTATTTTTAGAATTAACCACGAAGTGGTGAAATTATTATAGAATGAAATTCACACATACACCAATCATTAAACTCTAAAGGAGTGACATTATCAAATCAATCAAAAAATTCCAGCATGTGAAGTTTTGCCCTCTTCATTTGATATTTACAATGTAATCTCTTAGGGATTTTATTTTTTGGGTGTATTCTCGTTTCCTAAAATATTGTGCACATAAAATTGTAATGAAACCTTCCAGGTTTCTTTTTTAATTTTTGTAAGTTTAAAATTTAATGTTAGTTGTCATCCATTCTGCTCTTTTAATTAGTTTGATTAAAATTATCGATTAGTAAGAGACAACCACGAATTGGTGAAATTATTATAGAATTCAATTTGTGTATACGAAAATCAAAACTCCGAAGGAGTGACATTTTAAGAACAGTAATAAAAAAAAATCAATCAAATATTTGAATCGTTTTTTGTTTTATTACAATGTCATCCCTTCAGGATTTTGTCTTTTGTTGTGCCTTCAATTTTATCTATAATAATTTCATCCCTTCTGGATTTAATTTTCATTTTGCTGAATTTAAATCAATCTCTTTTGGGGGATAATTTTCTTAACTCCGAAGGAGTTGAATTTGATTAGCACCGAGTTGCACTCGAGGAGATAATGTCATCACAAAAATTCAAACCTGAAGGGGTTGAATGTGAGGTTCATAATTTTTTTAATGTATTATCTGTAATTGAATTTTTAAGATCGTTTAGGACAATTTCTGTTATAATTGAACCCATTCAGGGTTCTTTGTTTTTTTGTTTCTCTACCCCCAATCCGATTGGGGGCTATTCACATTAAACCCCTGCGGGGTTTTTATATTTTTTGTGTTTTTATGTGTAATTGTTTTTTCTATAACAATCTCATCCATTCTTGATTTGATTTATTTGTGCGTTATCTAATTCGTTCTACAAATAGGTCGTCGCTACGCGACTTTTATTTTTGGCTCTTCAACGTTTTTTCTACAAATAGGTCGTTGCTATGCAACTTTATTTTTGATGTTGTTCAATATTTTTTCTACAAATAGCTCTTCGCTTTGCGATTTCTTTTGAAATGTCTTTTTTTATTGAACTTTATAAAGCTTCCTTAGAGGCGACCTATTTGTAGAAAAGACAAGAAACAAAAAAACCAAAGCTCCATCGGAGCGACCTATTTTTAGAATTAACCACTAAGCGGTAAAATTATTATAGAATGAAATTCACACAAGCAAAAAAATTAAAACTACGAAGGATTGACATTATCAAATCAATCTCTTTTTGGGAATAATTTTCTCAACTCCGAAGGAGTTAAATTTGATTAGTACCGAGTTGCACTCGGGGACTATCGTCAAAAGAAAATTCCAACCCTGAAGGGGTTGAATGTGGATTTCAAAATTTTTTTAATGTTTGATCTGTAATCGAATTTTTAAAATCGTCTAGAACAATTTATGTTATAATTGAACCCCTTCAGGGTTCTTTGTTTTTTTGTTCTCATTTACCCCCAATGCGATTGGGGGCTATTCACATTAAACCCCTGCGGGGTTTTTATATTTTTTGTGTTTTTATGTGTAATTGTTTTTTCTATAACAATCTCATCCATTCTTGATTTGATTTATTTGTGCGTTATCTAATTCGTTCTACAAATAGGTCGTCGCTACGCGACTTTATTCTTGGGGGTTGTCAAAAATTCTCTCTCCATCTTTGCTTACAATCCCTTCTCGACTATCATCTGTTACTACTAATTCCTCAGGGATTATATCTCCATACATCGCTCTATAATTAATCGGATATGGCAACTGTGATGTATTTATCACAAATGCATACATATCCTCTGGAACTATACCATTTGTAATATGAACATCCACGCCTCTTAAATTACCAAGCCGGTATGTTACCCTTATATCTCTCGAATCCACATATTGTACTGGAAGATTATTCCCCCTCGTCCAGGCAAATGTCCATCTCGTATTACAACGATTTATACTTACACTTTGTACATCATCTCCAAAAGAATAAAATACACCATTAAAAGGTATCATTGTCAATACTGCTTTCGTTTCTTCTGGTGTTAAATTCTCTTCTTCAAATCTTTTTAACCCAACAAATCCAATTAATGCATTATTCTCGCCCATCTCTACTATCGTAGGTTTTGTCGTTAATTCATACCCCATTCCATCGGTAACTACTCTATAATTTTCAAATTCATTCCAATTAACATAATCTCTTATCATCGCTATCCTTATGTAATGTATCTTTGAACTCCTCAAACTATTTCTCTCTTCCCAAACTAAGTGTGTATATACTTTTGAACAATTATCACTCTTAACCAAACTTAATGATGGATTTATCGATCTACCTGTTGTATTCGGTATCTCAATTATATTCGAACGCTCCCAATTACTTCCTGTCCATCTGAACCTGATCAACTTCAATGGTGTATTATTATCACTCTTCCAAACAAATAATATATTTCCATAGTTAGCACCCACTAATGGCATCGCATCTACTGATTGATCATCTAAATTTATTGTACATCTATAACTATCAGGGAAATTACTTACATTCCCATTCTCATCTATCTCATATAGCCTTAAAATTGATGAGTTATCCTCACCACGCAGCTGTGAAATTATGTACAACCTATTACCTACATAATCTACTGAAAAACTGCTTACTCTTACCTCATCACCTAAATCATCTATCTTCCGAGGTGCATAAAATGTTGTCCCATTGTTTACACTCTTTTCATACCACAACCGACCCATACTTATATAAAACAAATGCAAATGTCCATTGGATGTTCTTATTACTTTCCTCTGTGATGTATTTGAAAGAGCATTTGCCTGATTACTCAATAAACTGCCTTTATAATTTGCACTAACCACTACCCCTTCTTGCCTGAATACAACTCCTGTCTCAAGAGCGTTTGCATTTTGAAATTCTGCACTGCCTTGCGGACTTGCACTCCAGTTCTGAAAATAAAATTTATGTGTCCTGCCGTTGTGTTGTAGTTGTATATTCTGAACTGCATCTGCTTTTAAGGAGTAATAGGGTGGTGTCCAAGTATTATTTATAGGATTGTAACCTTGATTTAAGAAGACACCTTTTTCCTGTGCCCCTTCTTTTCCATTAGGTTCATATTCAGATATAAAATTTATCCAGTAATTACCCGGCTGTGAACCATTCGAAAAAACATACCAGGGATCCTTAAATTGACCCACACCTTTATTTGTTATTATATCACCCTCCAGCAAAACTTTTATTTTGCTATACGCTAACTCCTCAAACCATGCCCACTGATTCTGTGTTGTATCTATTGGAACTTGTCGACTCATTAAATAATCACTATTTATCCTATTCCAATTGTTATGCTTATATGTTTTCCCGCTATTCCTATAATTAGAAAATCTCTCATTATTTGTCCTTATTGTATAAGTATCTGGCCTTAATGCTACCCTTGTCCCTGAAGGATATGTGTTCTCATTTACACTCAATGTCCCCCCTGCATTCTCTCCTTTTATTACATTCATTAAATAAACCAAAGGATAGGTTAACTCTTTCCGAAACATCATTAATGTCTCATTCATCCTGTTCTTCTGTCCCTCTGTAAATGTCGTCCTGCATTGCTTTACTTCAGTTATCATCATATTATTCGTCAATGGATTATAATTTGTCTGACCACAACCATCTGCCGGCAATGGCCTAACTGGTGACCAATTACAAAAATTATCAATCGTAGAAAATCTTACTCTTCCTGATGGATCGGCCGGCGTATCACAAAGTAAATCCCCTGCATCCTCACAATTACGACAACTGCCATCACGGGCAATGTT
Protein-coding sequences here:
- a CDS encoding glutamyl-tRNA reductase, whose amino-acid sequence is MNIIAVAINHHTAPIELREALYLQNNEIRDFIREFQSHLTREICILSTCNRTEIYCIPNSLDLTYKEIQNFLLQKKSVQNISPSNFRNYFSCGAVNHLFHIAAGIDSLVIGDQQILGQVKDAFTIAAEENSIGTYLQKVFQSALKVGKRVKTETDLFEGPSSISAAAVQLAAKIFSDLKKKKVLIIGAGETSRLTIQNLKQKDVKNITITNRTLSRAESLANEFNVAVIPFIEFKDVLHEFDIIISATSSPEPLVSKPEIISVMSKRKNQPLCILDIAIPRDFDPAVKDIENVFYNDIDALQVIVNQNLERRQSQIPKIKKIIMEELIELFSWYNSLQISPIIRALREQFEQIRSQEFEFFKNKFLPEQQQNLELLTKRIINKLLHNPTVYLRKSADTLDTQGDLNLRLEIIKEMFNIQNQIKNNDE
- a CDS encoding TetR family transcriptional regulator, with protein sequence MKSSINSNLKIEKRDLIIDTAAQLFSEYGFHEVNMELVARKAGIAKGTIYNYFKSKEELYFAINESRLTKLITELERKFKEQISVLDDLKGFTIHLFMFLLKYKDFFLIFQRTRLKKQPIKSRTLEANIARLKEMLSNILKEGCEKKVFKDLDICFTADLILGIIYSAVLRNLNRDIHDEQVINEREKLYEFIKESVIANISSNPLDGKTILITRSLGQSDEDAGKLKELGAEVIFLPTLKIVPPTSWIDCDNAIKKINEYDYVIFTSKNTVDWFLKRLEIHDEVNSLNNKKIIVIGSKTEEKLLENGLNVFFKPKKFSSEGLVEELKNVLKSGDKVLLPQSEIGNDFIKSELEKIGIVIDRVAVYNVDIPELEDVSEQIELLNKREVDLFVFTSPSTFDNLLKLLKIDSPLQFFRNKIIAVIGPTTRKHIEKFGLTVHIEPEVSTFEELLKSIIKYFETK
- the ccsA gene encoding cytochrome c biogenesis protein CcsA, whose product is MINLIHSLNSLLPLFYGITFLLYLLNFFYEKRGLSLWKRLSLFITLFFHFFYLLIRTLEFKHTPITTVFEIMTLLAFAITISYYIIELVTDVRNTGTFILFLPLIFQTISSFNIKDLLEVKDILRSPYLGFHVFTALSGYAGITFSAIYGLLYLLLYKQIKTQKFGLIFNRMPSLEMLEYLSMVSALVGFVMLTIAIVIGFIWLPQAFTEPSYFDPKLVATIIVWLFYAFGISGKWFFKWSGRKIVYLSITGFVISLFSMSILNLVFTGFHKFF
- the hemC gene encoding hydroxymethylbilane synthase, giving the protein MMNKIIIGTRGSELALWQTNFVRDLLQKFFPQLEIEIKIVKTKGDKILDVPLSKIGDKGLFTKELELKLIEGEIDIAVHSLKDLETEIDKRLTIGAVTKRHNVNDVLIAKNKNLSLKNLKPDAKIGTGSLRRKAQLLHLNPNFQIFDLRGNVPTRIQKFLDSDWDAIILARAGVERLGLQNYISSIIPKNLILPAVGQGALAVECRKDDLEILRLLSRINHQKTEIETRAERSFLRTLEGGCQVPIACFAKIQKDLLTIEGKILSLDGSLCFHHKISGSIKNPEKLGETLAKKLLKAGAHEIISEIYKR